In the genome of Raphanus sativus cultivar WK10039 chromosome 4, ASM80110v3, whole genome shotgun sequence, one region contains:
- the LOC108831761 gene encoding casein kinase II subunit beta-2 isoform X2 yields the protein MYKESGLKSEVVDRKRLYELYDNGACHPMFQTSSGASNSVKQLHDHSNRDSRSDDTDSKESGISTGFDVKDDTSWISWFCNLRGNELFCQIDDDYIQDQFNLCGLIHQVPYYDYALDLILDVDFTHGERFTEKQYELVESAAEMLYGMIHARYILTTQGLASMLDKYKNHDFGRCPRVYCGGQPCLPIGQSDNPLASTIKIYCPKCEDVYYPRSKYQANIDGAYFGTTFPHLFLMTYGDMKPQKASQSYVPKVFGFKLHKP from the exons ATGTATAAGGAGAGTGGACTGAAGTCAGAGGTAGTCGATCGGAAACGGTTGTACGAGCTTTACGATAATGGGGCGTGTCATCCGATGTTTCAGACTAGCAGTGGAGCATCGAACTCCGTCAAGCAATTGCACGACCACAGCAATCGTGATTCACGTTCTGACG ACACAGACAGCAAAGAATCTGGGATCAGTACTGGTTTTGATGTAAAGGACGACACCTCATGGATATCTTGGTTCTGCAACCTACGTGGGAACGAGTTATTCTGCCAAATTGATGATGATTACATTCAGGATCAATTTAACTTGTGTGGACTCATCCATCAAGTTCCCTACTATGACTACGCCCTTGATTTGATTTTGGATGTTGATTTTACTCATG GTGAGAGGTTTACAGAGAAACAATATGAATTGGTCGAGTCAGCTGCAGAGATGCTATATGGAATGATTCATGCTCGTTACATATTAACAACCCAAGGGCTGGCTTCTATG TTAGACAAATACAAAAACCATGACTTTGGAAGATGCCCAAGAGTTTATTGTGGTGGCCAGCCTTGTTTACCGATTGGTCAATCTGATAACCCTTTAGCAAGTACCATTAAGATATACTGCCCCAAATGTGAAGACGTGTATTACCCAAGATCGAAATACCAAGCAA ACATAGATGGAGCTTACTTTGGGACAACGTTTCCACATCTGTTCCTGATGACGTACGGAGATATGAAGCCACAAAAAGCCTCGCAGAGCTACGTTCCTAAAGTGTTTGGGTTTAAGTTACACAAGCCGTAA
- the LOC108831761 gene encoding casein kinase II subunit beta-2 isoform X1, with the protein MYKESGLKSEVVDRKRLYELYDNGACHPMFQTSSGASNSVKQLHDHSNRDSRSDAVDTDSKESGISTGFDVKDDTSWISWFCNLRGNELFCQIDDDYIQDQFNLCGLIHQVPYYDYALDLILDVDFTHGERFTEKQYELVESAAEMLYGMIHARYILTTQGLASMLDKYKNHDFGRCPRVYCGGQPCLPIGQSDNPLASTIKIYCPKCEDVYYPRSKYQANIDGAYFGTTFPHLFLMTYGDMKPQKASQSYVPKVFGFKLHKP; encoded by the exons ATGTATAAGGAGAGTGGACTGAAGTCAGAGGTAGTCGATCGGAAACGGTTGTACGAGCTTTACGATAATGGGGCGTGTCATCCGATGTTTCAGACTAGCAGTGGAGCATCGAACTCCGTCAAGCAATTGCACGACCACAGCAATCGTGATTCACGTTCTGACG CTGTAGACACAGACAGCAAAGAATCTGGGATCAGTACTGGTTTTGATGTAAAGGACGACACCTCATGGATATCTTGGTTCTGCAACCTACGTGGGAACGAGTTATTCTGCCAAATTGATGATGATTACATTCAGGATCAATTTAACTTGTGTGGACTCATCCATCAAGTTCCCTACTATGACTACGCCCTTGATTTGATTTTGGATGTTGATTTTACTCATG GTGAGAGGTTTACAGAGAAACAATATGAATTGGTCGAGTCAGCTGCAGAGATGCTATATGGAATGATTCATGCTCGTTACATATTAACAACCCAAGGGCTGGCTTCTATG TTAGACAAATACAAAAACCATGACTTTGGAAGATGCCCAAGAGTTTATTGTGGTGGCCAGCCTTGTTTACCGATTGGTCAATCTGATAACCCTTTAGCAAGTACCATTAAGATATACTGCCCCAAATGTGAAGACGTGTATTACCCAAGATCGAAATACCAAGCAA ACATAGATGGAGCTTACTTTGGGACAACGTTTCCACATCTGTTCCTGATGACGTACGGAGATATGAAGCCACAAAAAGCCTCGCAGAGCTACGTTCCTAAAGTGTTTGGGTTTAAGTTACACAAGCCGTAA